The segment TGATGAACCCGGCTTTGCCGGCGGTGGTGTATTGCAGTCCCATCTGCTGGAGCGAGGCCCCGGCGAACAGGGCCGCTCCGGCTGCCAGTCCGCCCCAGAGCAGCAGACGCGGCGTGCCCGTCCGAGTGCCTGCCAGGCGAAGGTGCGGCCAGAGGATCAGAGGCGCCAGCGTGACGGCGCCGAGCAGGAAGCGCAGGGCGTTGTAGGTCATCGGACCGAGATGGTCCATGCCCTTGCGCTGGGCGACGAAGGTCGTGCCCCAGAAGAAGGCGGCTACCAGCAACAGCGAGTCACTCTTGAGCGTCTTGGTTTGCATAGGCTTGCTGCACCCTCGCAGGGGCGACGCATGCGTCGTCCTCACCAGATCGGCACGCCCATCTCTTTGAACTGGGCGGCGGCGTTCAGGAAATGCGCGGTGATCCAGAAGACGGTCCACTGTTCGACGTAGTTGCCGCGTACGCCGGTGATGTCGCCGGCCTCCAACTGTCTGCGGAAGTCGCCGTGCTGGGCGTAGTTCGTGTGGTGGGGCTGCTCTCCCTGGCTGCCGAAGGGATCGATGAGCTGGCCGCAACTGCGGACCATCAGCAGGGCGGTCTTCTGGAGTTCGTCGCGGTCGAGATGCCGGCCGAGGCGGTAGATGTCTGGGGCGATGAGCACGCCGAAGACGTCGATATGCTGGTTCTGGACGGAGACGGCGGTCCAGCCGCGAGTCTTGAAGCCGTGGTCGCGGAGCCTTCCGGCCGGCAGGTCGATGTCCCAGACCACGACATAGGTCAACGCCACGTCGCCGGCGTGCGCCGCCCAGGTCAAGTACTTGGATTCACCCGTCAGCTCGTACAGGGCGAGGAAGCCCTGCAACGCGGCGAACGCGCCTTCCTTGTCTTCGCAACTGGCGTCCAGCGTGCCGCCCCAGTAGGGCTCGCGCATGTTCACGTGTCGGGAGGCGTAGACGCGTCCGGCCTTCACGGCGGCGTCGCGGTATTCCTCGACACCAAAGAGCCGATACGCCTGACACAGCGGCGCGATGAAGAACGCTTCGTTCGTGGACACGGGCCGCCACGCGTCGGACAGGATTCGCTCGGCGTGGAAATCGCAGGCGCGGCGGAGGAACGCCCCCCATCGAGTGACATCGAGGCCGTTGTTCCTGCCCTGGCGAATCGCGTTGGCCACGTTGAGCATGGCCTGGCCCTGCGAGAGCAGCTCGGGGTTTCCTCCGCGAACCCATTGTCGCTCGTCGGCGTTGTACCAGGTGCAGAATCCCTGGTCGTGAAACTCTGTCGTCGAGGCGAAATCGAGCGACTTCTGCGCCATCGGCAGGGCGTTGGGGTCGTTCAGTTCGTCCGCCAGGGCCTGAAACGCGTAACCACACGCGGCGGCCTGGCCGCACCAGCCCAGCACGAAGAAGTCGCGGTCGGGGTATTTCTTGAAGCCGGCCGCCGTTTCCGTCTCAAGCCACCGCGTCCTGGCGAAGCCGTATTTCGACCGAATGATCTCCGGAAATGTCGGCATTCCTTCGAGGCTGTAAGGAGTGAAGAGTTCCAGCGAGGTACGCGTGGGATGCTGGAAGCCTGAGCCCTCCGAATCGACGCTGTAGACCTGGAGGTAGAAGGTCTTCTCGATGATCGCTCCGGCGGGGATGTCGAGGTAGGCGTGGTCGTACGGAAGGAATCCGTTCTGCGTCGCCTTGACGACGCTCTTGCGGCCGTTGGAGGCGCAGGGTCCGGAGAGCAGTGCCAGTTCGGTGCCGTCGTCCCGTGCGGTCAGGCCCAACGACCACCACTGGTCCGGCCGATGGCCGAAGGGCGCAGGCGACGGCAGACTGTGCAGCGCGGCGCCCGTGCGTCCCGACGAATCGGGCCATTCGATGCTGGCGTAGGGCATCGGGAAGCGGTGCTCTTCGAAGAAGGCGATCTCGCCCGACCGGCCTTCATAGACGGGGACGCGCCCGCTCTTGGCGCCGGAAGGGTTGCCGTGATAGAGAATGCCCGGTAGCAGCACCCCGGCGCCCTTGCCGGGGCACTGGAAGCGGACAGACAGGGTCGTGCGCTTCGCGGTGTCTTCTCCCTGCCAGGTGAAGCGCCGCACGCACTGGACGAGGTCGCCTTCCAGTCGATACGCATCGCGGAGCAGCCATGTGCCCGATTTTGTGTTCAGCTTGCCCGTCAGGATCGTCCAGTCTCCCACTTGCTGCATCTCGGCTGGCCCGGCGTGGACCCAGTCGGTGGGCCAGCCGTCCTTCCAGTCGGTCGCGATCGACCAGAGCCCCTCAGGCGGCGAGGTCAGGACGGCCCGGCCGTCCAGCGCGACGCTTACGCCGTATCCAGAGCCGCTGCGCTCGAATCGCAACTGAGGAGCGGCGCCCCGGACGACGCTTGAGGTCAGGAGGCTCAGGCAGGTTGCCATGATGAGCCGGCAGGCGTGCATACGACGGTTCATTGGGGTCTCCTGAGAGGTCGTCACCAGACATCCTCGACTATCGCCAGACGACGGGCAGCACGATGTGCGACGGATGCTCGGCGTTGATGTAGATCGTGTTCGTCGCCGCCTCGGCCTTGTCGTCGGCGCCCGGAGGCCGGCCCGTGTTGGGGTTGGGCTCGAAGCGCGGCGCGTTGCTGGACGATAGCGCCACGCGGAGGCGATGGCCGGGACTGACGACCAGGCTGGTGGCCCACAGGTCGATCTCGAACTCGTAGATTTTGTCGCGCTCCAGCAGTTCGCTGGTCTCCATCGAGTTGCGGTGGCGGGCGCGGACGATCCCGTCGAGCACGAGCATGCTGCGACCGTCCGGATAGACATCGCAGAGCTTCGCGGTGAAATCCGTGTCTGGGGCGGTCGACGACGCCCAGAGCTTGACCGTGACCGGTCCGGTGATCTCGATGTACCTGTCGAATACGGGCGAATCGAATAGCAGGACGTCGGGCCGGTCCTCGACGGGACGCTGGTCCATGGGGCCCTTGGAGATCGTCAGGTTGGCCCCGCCGATCGTAGGGACGGGGTCCTTCGGATCGTATCTATACGCAACCGAGCCGAACAGGTCCTGCGGCGGGCGGAGGCGCAGCCGCTTGTCGGTGTGGAAGTAGATCTTCCTCATGTCCGCGGGGATGGGCCAGTCGTCGGCGGTCCGCCATTGATTGCCCGGCGTGTTCGGGTCGCCGGGGTCGCCCATGACGTAGTACTGAACGACGGGGATGTCTTCGATGCCCTGGCCGTCGTTCTTCATCCAGAGGTCGAACCAGTTCCACATGTCGGCCGCCTGCGGATGGCCGGCATCGGGGAAGACGAGCTCTTCATTGCGTCCGTGGCCGTAGGGTTCCATCACGAGCCGGCACTTGCCACGAGCGCCCTGGTCGCCTTGTTTGTGGACCGTGACGAAACTGTTGAGCGTCCCGGCGGCGAAGATGTCGTACCAGCCGCCGACGTACATGGTTGGGACATTGACCCGGTCGGCGACGCTTTCGGGATCCAGCGCCCGCCAGAAATCGTCGTACTCCGGATGCGCCCGGAAGAGTTCGAGGTTCTTCGGCGTGAACTTGCTCAGAGTCAGCCATGTTTCCAAAAGAGCCTTTCGGAACGCGCCGCCCTGATAGGCGGCCTGGTGGTACATGCTGGAGAACGCGACACTGACGTAGCAGCAGACCAGATGCGGCGGCCGGCTCGGGGCCATCATGTTCAGGGCGATGCCGGGGGCGCTCATGCCGAAGCCGCCGACCTTGCCGTTGGACCATTCCTGTCGGGCGATCCATTCGACGGTGTCGTAGCCGTCCTGGTGCTCGCCCCAGCCGCCGGCCAGGAAGACAGGATAGTCGTCGCCTTCGGAGTCGAACCGCCCGCGAAAGTCCTGGGCGACGAGGGCGTATCCGCGCTCGAGGGCCTGCCGGGCGAACCCCTGGGCGCCCTTGCGGCTGTACGGCGTGCAGATCAGAGCGGTCGGCCACGGCCCGCCGCCGTCGGGCACGTAAACGTCCGTGGCGAGCCGGACGCCGTCGCGCATCGGGACCATGATCGTCTGCGGCGATTGCCCCTGTGCGATGGACGCTGCGGCCACGATCGCCAGGCCGGCTGCGATTACTGCTGCGATCCGATATGGCGAGCCCTTCATTCCAGACCTCCCATCTTCTGCTGCCTTCCTGCTCGAAGCTGTCACGGGGGAGGGACGCCACGCAGCCCTCCTGCGCCGCGTCAACGCAGTCTTCGATCCACCGGTCAGCCGGGACCATTGTATGGGCCGGCCCCGTGCCGTGCAATGTCGCTTTGGTCCTGAAACATCGGCGTTCTCGAATTCCGCCGACCTGCTTTTTTCGCGGATACGGCTTTTTGTTGTCACCGGACGGGGCAGGGGCTATGGTATGGGTTCGGAAATCCAGCGGCAGGACCGCCATGTTCTGCATGGCCTTTCTTGAGAGGGCGGCACATGACTACGGGTGTATCCATCATTCTGATGGCAGCGATGCTGGCGCAGGCGAACGTCGTTGGGCTGCCGCAGGCCCACGCGCACAACGATTATCTGCACGACCGGCCGTTGCTCGACGCGATGGCGCACGGCTTCACGAGCGTCGAGGCCGACGTCTTTCTCGTCGGCGAAGAGCTTTGCGTCGCGCACGACGCGCCCGAGATTCGCCCGGAGCGGACGCTCCAAAGGCTCTACCTCGATCCTCTGCGGGAACGCGCCAAGGCCAATGACGGGCGCATCTACCGGGACCACGCGCGGTTCCTGCTGCTGATCGACATCAAGTCGGCCGCCGAGCCGACCTATCGAAGGCTGCATGAAGTTCTCGCCGAATACCGGGACCTTGTCACGTCCTTCGGGCCCGACGGACGCAGGGACAGGGCGGTGCTCGTCATCATATCGGGCAATCGGCCCTTCGAGCTGATGCGTTCGCAGCCGGTCCGCTACGCCGGCTACGACGGCCGCCTGGCGGACCTGCAATCCGATGCGCCGGCCGAGCTGGTCGCAATGATCAGCGACCACTGGGGCCGCAACTTCACCTGGCAGGGCGAGGGGCCGATGCCCGACCCGGAGAGACAGAGGCTCAGGGACATCGTCGAGGCCGCCCACGCCAAAGGGCGCCTGGTGCGATTCTGGGCCACACCCGACGCCCGCTCCGACGCGCGGGAGACCCTGTGGAAACAACTGCTCGCGGCCGGCGTCGATCTGATCAATACCGACGACCTTGAGGGATTGCAGGCCTTTCTGCTCGCGCATGGACGTTGACGGTTTCATCCAGATCGAAGAGCTGACCAAGGTCTATTCGTCCGGGCCGGTGGAGGTCGTTGCCTTGCGCGACGCCACAATCTCGATCGGCCGGGGCCGGTTCGTCGGCGTCACGGGGACCTCCGGCTCGGGCAAGTCCACGCTGATGAACCTGCTCGGCGGACTCGACACGCCGTCAGCCGGCCGCATCCGCGTCGATGACCGATCGATTTCTGACCTGAGCAAGACCGATTTGGCTTTGTTTCGCCGGCACACCATCGGGATGATCTTCCAGTCGTTCAACCTCATCCCGTCGTATTCGGCCGTTGAGAACGTGGCGTTTCCGCTGCTGTTTGCCGACGTGGCCAAGAAGGATCGCTTTCGTCGAGCAACCGAACTGCTGGCTGCGGTGGGCCTGGAATCGCGAGGCCACCACCTTCCGTCAGAACTGTCCGGCGGCGAGCAGCAGCGCGTCGCCGTCGCGCGGGCGCTTGTCAACCGGCCGGCGATCCTGCTGGCCGACGAGCCGACCGGCAACCTCGACAGCCGGACGTCCCGCCAGATTGTCCGAATGCTCTTCGACCTCAAAGCCGAGCGGGGATTGACCATCGTGATGATCTCGCATGAAGAGGCCTTGCTGCGCGAGTTCGCCGACGAGCTGATCCGCCTCCAGGATGGGGCGGTCCTCTCGCACGAGACGTTGAGGGACCGCCCATGAGAGCGAGTGATTACGTCGGACACGCCTGGGCGAATCTGTGGAAGAAGAAACTGCGCACGGTCCTGACGACCGGCGGCGTTGTGATCGGCATCGGCGCCCTCGTCTGCATGTTCGCCTTCGGGCAGGGCATTCAGCGAAACATCAAGGACCGATTCAACGAACTGGAGCTGTTCAACTACATCAACGTCTCGCCCAGGGGCGGCGGCGGTCCGCGTTCGGCCGGTTTCCGCCGCCATGCGCGGTCCCAGCCGGTCGGCGACCCGAACGAATCGATCACGGTGCTGGACGATGACTTGCTCGAAGAACTGATGCAGATCGAGGGCGTCGAGGCGGCCTATCCGGAGATGCGCTTTCCCGCCCAGATTCGCCTGGAGACCCGAGAGCAGTTCACGCTCGTCCAGGTCGTCACGGCGAAGGCGTGCGGGTCTGCGATGGTCCAGTTGCGTGCGGGCAGGGCGTATGCGAGTGACGATGCGAACGAGGTGATGGTCAGCGATTCGCTGCTGCGCCGGCTGGACGTCAGGCAGCCGGAGGACGCCATCGGCCGCGAGATCGAAATCCGGACCGTCGTGCTGGACTTCAGCCTCCAGAGCCTGGCGCGGATGGCCTTCGCACGAGGCGATCAGAGGCTGCCCGTATCGAATCGGGTTTATTCCTTCACAATCGTAGGGGTCCTCGAACGGATGGGGTTCGGCGGTCCGCTGCCGATTCGCAGCGACGTGTTCGTTCCGCCCGGCGCCGCCGCCGGGATGCGCAAGCTGGTCCTGACCGGCGTGTCGGATCTCTTCCAGTCTCCGGAGGAGACGGCCGGCTATTCCGCCGTGACGGTCAAGGTCGCCTCGACACGCCAGGTGATGTCCGTCAAGGCCAGGCTCGAAGAACGCGGCTTGCGGACTTTCGCGCTGATGGACCAACTGGACGAGATGCGGAAGGGCTTCATTATCATGGACATGTTCCTGCTGGTGATCGGGATGATCGGCATCTCGGTCGCCTCGCTGGGCATCGTCAATACGATGGTGATGTCGATCCTCGAACGCTATCGCGAGATCGGCGTCATGAAGGCGGTGGGGGCGACCGACGGGGACGTGCAGAAGATCTTCCTCTTCGAGTCGGGTATGATCGGTCTGCTCGGCGGCGTCTTCGGCCTGGCCTTGGCGTGGGCGGTCAGCTTCGTCATCAACCAGGTCGTCAACGGCTTTGCCGCGCGCGAAGGCGTGCCCTTCATCCAGTACTTCAGCTTCCCCTGGTGGCTGTGCCTGGGCGGCATCGGCTTTTCGATTCTCGTCAGTCTGCTGGCGGGCATCTATCCCACGCGGCGCGCCGCCCGCGTCGATCCGGTGGTCGCCCTGCGGCACGATTGACGCTCCCGACGGGGGCCTTGCTCAAACGATCTGCCCGGCCTCGGTGTGGATGCTCTCGGCCTGATGGGTCCGCTCCTCCAAACCGCGTTCGAGGTCAGCCGGGTCGTAGAGGAACGTCTGAATCCGTGATCGCACGCCGTGGAGCGTCGCGCCGGTGTTGTGGAACCGCAATCCCTGTTGAACAAAATTCGAATGCGGCCTGTGCGTGTGGCCGTAGTAGACATCCTGCACCTCGGCGAAGCGAGGACCCAGCTCGGCCTTGAGATACGTAATCACGTCGGCGACCGGTCGATGTCGCGGCGACAACTCGTGCACCAGACGCGGCACGCGCAGGCATGCGAACACATAGTACGCCGTGTGGACCCATGCCTTGTGGGGCGGGCCATGCCACTTCGCTCGATAGGCCGCCAGCGTCTGGGGCGTCGGTGAGTTGTGCACGTCGCCGTGCAGGAACACCTTCTCGCCGACCTTCAGGTAGAACGGGTCCCACGTCAGGTTGACATGCCGGGCCGAGAGCTCCGCGAGCAGGTCCGCATAGGCTGGCAGACTGTCGTGGTTGCCCATGATGAAGACGAATTGGCAATGCGGGTGCCGCCCGACGAGGTCGCCGATCCAGTTCTCCACGAACCACAGCGACTGGCTGAGGTCGGGATAGATGGACCACTGGAAGTCGAAGATGTCGCCGTTGAGGACGAACAGGCCGGCCTCCGAGGCCGCCTGGTGCAGACCGGACATCCTCCGTCCGGCTGAACTGCGATTGGTCAGCAGGTGCAAATCCGATACGGTATGACCTATCGTTGTCTGCATTTCCCCGTTGATACGTCGCCATGCCCGCCGGGTTCGGGACCGCTATCCCATACCCCTCGGGCGAAGAACACCATTATAGCGAGTCCAGGCGAGGCCCTCAATTGCGATTTGGCCCAAACGCAAGTTATGGGCCGATTCCCGACTGCACGGCGGGTACGGCCCCCTGCGGATAGCAGCCCATTGAGATCGCCAGGCTGTCGGCCGGGACTCGCAGGTCCAGGCCGAAGGGGTTTGCGAAGACGACCATGGTGATCCGGCTGCCTTGGCCCAGTCCCAGCTTCGTTTGCACCTCTTCGATGGTCCGGTACCTTTCGTGCCGTTTCCAGGTGACGCCCCAGTGAAACAGGCCCTGGCCGGCGGCGGGGCAATAGAGGTTGTTCTCGAACGTCAGGTTCAGGTCCGCCAGCGAGCGGTCGCCGGCCTGCTCGCTCTGCATGGTCTTGGGCCAGTGCCGTTCGTCGCCGATGTCGAACCAGCCCCAGACCTGGGCGTCGCGATTGAACGCCAGCACGTTGTGGCGAACGATCTGGTCGTGGTTCCAGACGGGCTCCGAGCCGCCCCCGATTTTAGGTGTCGAACGCTGCTGCTCGCGGAAGCTGAATCCCTCCTTGTTGCCGATCAGCAGGTTCCGCTCGATCGTGCAGCCGGGCGAGCTGGACAGACTGATGCCGGCCGCGGCGCCCCACGCGCCGGGCGAATCGGCCAGGCCGTTGCCGACGATGACGTTGTCGTGGGCGTGCAGGCCGTAGGAGATTTCGTAGAAGATGCCCGCGTCTTCGTTGTCGGCGATCAGGCAATTGCGGACGACGCAATCCTCGTTGCCGATGTCGAACCAGATGCCGTTGCCGCGATTGGCGACGAACGTGCTGTCTTCGAGGATGACCCCGCGCGCCAGGCAGATCTTGTTGCCGCCGGCTTCCCAGCCCCGGTCGAATCCTTTGGTGTTGTTGTTTCGCACGGTGCAGCCGATCATCCGCAGACCATGCGACCGGCTGGCGCCGAAGCCGAGCTGGCCGTTATGCTGGAACGTGCCGTTGCGGACGGTGATGTTCTCGCCGGTGAACTGAGCGCCGCTGGCGTTGGTGTACTCGAAGATGCAGTCCTTCACCGTGATATGATTGCCTGCGAACTCGACGGCGCCCTGCTGGGCGCGGTTGGCGGCGTAACGGAAGCGAAGGCCCTGCACGATGATGTGACTGCCCTTGACGCTCAGGATACGGTCGCGCGCGGACGCCTCGACGGCGACCTTGTTGCCCGCAATGTCACGATCGTCGTAGCCGCAGACGAACAGACGCTGTGCGTCGAGATCGACGTAGAACGTCCCGCGCGTGAGCTTATCGCGTTCGAGGACCTGCCGCAGGGGATAGCCGCCGACGAAGACCTGCTCGCACCGGCCGATAAGGCGATGGAACTCGTCGTCGGGATGGGTGTGATTCTTGTTCCAAGACACAAACCTGTGCGGCCAGGGCGTGCTGCACACGTCTCCGTTCGGCGAGTCTTCCTTCGTCCAGTCCGTGATGCGGTCGGCCCCCGTGAGGATCACGGTCTGACCCTCGGTCGCACGGATCGTGATGGGCTGGTCCTGCGAGCCGCTCCCGTCGATTCGGACGCTCTCGCGGTAAATGCCTGCGTGAATGACGATGGTGTCGCCCGGTTGGGCCCGCGAGACCGCCTCCGCAATGGTTCGGGACTGCTCATCCGAGGCGATCCCCGGGATCTCCTTCGGCGCGACGGTCCAGAATCTGGCCGAGGCCAGTGAGCCGCCGGCCGTGACGATCAGCAGCAGATACCCCCACAGAACACAGTTCAAACGATCGAGTGGTTTGCGGCATCCGGTCATCGGGTTCTCCTAACGAGGTTCGCGGATCAATCGGACTGTTTGCCCGGCCACAAGTCGAAAGATCAGGTCGGTCTCCGCAGTGCGGACGTTGTTCTTGTCCAGCCCTTGGACGCTGAAACGCGCATCGCCGAAGGGGTTCTCCAGCCGGCATGTCCCGCTCGCCTCGGCGCGGATTTCAACGAACGTGACACGGCCGGCCCGGCGTTCGGCCGAGACCACGAAGGCGCCCTCGGCGCGGAACTTGTCGAACGAGACATCCCGCCACGTGTTGGGCACGGCGGGGAAGACGCGGATCGTCCCGCTGTAGCTCTGCAGGAGCATTTCCTGCAAGCCGGCGGCGGCGGCGAAGTTGCCTTCGAGCGTGAACGGCCGGTAGCGGAAGTTCGAGTAGCCCTTGTCCGTCTGGTCGCCGTTGCA is part of the Anaerobaca lacustris genome and harbors:
- a CDS encoding ABC transporter permease; its protein translation is MRASDYVGHAWANLWKKKLRTVLTTGGVVIGIGALVCMFAFGQGIQRNIKDRFNELELFNYINVSPRGGGGPRSAGFRRHARSQPVGDPNESITVLDDDLLEELMQIEGVEAAYPEMRFPAQIRLETREQFTLVQVVTAKACGSAMVQLRAGRAYASDDANEVMVSDSLLRRLDVRQPEDAIGREIEIRTVVLDFSLQSLARMAFARGDQRLPVSNRVYSFTIVGVLERMGFGGPLPIRSDVFVPPGAAAGMRKLVLTGVSDLFQSPEETAGYSAVTVKVASTRQVMSVKARLEERGLRTFALMDQLDEMRKGFIIMDMFLLVIGMIGISVASLGIVNTMVMSILERYREIGVMKAVGATDGDVQKIFLFESGMIGLLGGVFGLALAWAVSFVINQVVNGFAAREGVPFIQYFSFPWWLCLGGIGFSILVSLLAGIYPTRRAARVDPVVALRHD
- a CDS encoding right-handed parallel beta-helix repeat-containing protein — translated: MTGCRKPLDRLNCVLWGYLLLIVTAGGSLASARFWTVAPKEIPGIASDEQSRTIAEAVSRAQPGDTIVIHAGIYRESVRIDGSGSQDQPITIRATEGQTVILTGADRITDWTKEDSPNGDVCSTPWPHRFVSWNKNHTHPDDEFHRLIGRCEQVFVGGYPLRQVLERDKLTRGTFYVDLDAQRLFVCGYDDRDIAGNKVAVEASARDRILSVKGSHIIVQGLRFRYAANRAQQGAVEFAGNHITVKDCIFEYTNASGAQFTGENITVRNGTFQHNGQLGFGASRSHGLRMIGCTVRNNNTKGFDRGWEAGGNKICLARGVILEDSTFVANRGNGIWFDIGNEDCVVRNCLIADNEDAGIFYEISYGLHAHDNVIVGNGLADSPGAWGAAAGISLSSSPGCTIERNLLIGNKEGFSFREQQRSTPKIGGGSEPVWNHDQIVRHNVLAFNRDAQVWGWFDIGDERHWPKTMQSEQAGDRSLADLNLTFENNLYCPAAGQGLFHWGVTWKRHERYRTIEEVQTKLGLGQGSRITMVVFANPFGLDLRVPADSLAISMGCYPQGAVPAVQSGIGP
- a CDS encoding metallophosphoesterase, which encodes MQTTIGHTVSDLHLLTNRSSAGRRMSGLHQAASEAGLFVLNGDIFDFQWSIYPDLSQSLWFVENWIGDLVGRHPHCQFVFIMGNHDSLPAYADLLAELSARHVNLTWDPFYLKVGEKVFLHGDVHNSPTPQTLAAYRAKWHGPPHKAWVHTAYYVFACLRVPRLVHELSPRHRPVADVITYLKAELGPRFAEVQDVYYGHTHRPHSNFVQQGLRFHNTGATLHGVRSRIQTFLYDPADLERGLEERTHQAESIHTEAGQIV
- a CDS encoding ABC transporter ATP-binding protein, which translates into the protein MDVDGFIQIEELTKVYSSGPVEVVALRDATISIGRGRFVGVTGTSGSGKSTLMNLLGGLDTPSAGRIRVDDRSISDLSKTDLALFRRHTIGMIFQSFNLIPSYSAVENVAFPLLFADVAKKDRFRRATELLAAVGLESRGHHLPSELSGGEQQRVAVARALVNRPAILLADEPTGNLDSRTSRQIVRMLFDLKAERGLTIVMISHEEALLREFADELIRLQDGAVLSHETLRDRP
- a CDS encoding CocE/NonD family hydrolase, giving the protein MKGSPYRIAAVIAAGLAIVAAASIAQGQSPQTIMVPMRDGVRLATDVYVPDGGGPWPTALICTPYSRKGAQGFARQALERGYALVAQDFRGRFDSEGDDYPVFLAGGWGEHQDGYDTVEWIARQEWSNGKVGGFGMSAPGIALNMMAPSRPPHLVCCYVSVAFSSMYHQAAYQGGAFRKALLETWLTLSKFTPKNLELFRAHPEYDDFWRALDPESVADRVNVPTMYVGGWYDIFAAGTLNSFVTVHKQGDQGARGKCRLVMEPYGHGRNEELVFPDAGHPQAADMWNWFDLWMKNDGQGIEDIPVVQYYVMGDPGDPNTPGNQWRTADDWPIPADMRKIYFHTDKRLRLRPPQDLFGSVAYRYDPKDPVPTIGGANLTISKGPMDQRPVEDRPDVLLFDSPVFDRYIEITGPVTVKLWASSTAPDTDFTAKLCDVYPDGRSMLVLDGIVRARHRNSMETSELLERDKIYEFEIDLWATSLVVSPGHRLRVALSSSNAPRFEPNPNTGRPPGADDKAEAATNTIYINAEHPSHIVLPVVWR
- a CDS encoding phosphatidylinositol-specific phospholipase C/glycerophosphodiester phosphodiesterase family protein; protein product: MTTGVSIILMAAMLAQANVVGLPQAHAHNDYLHDRPLLDAMAHGFTSVEADVFLVGEELCVAHDAPEIRPERTLQRLYLDPLRERAKANDGRIYRDHARFLLLIDIKSAAEPTYRRLHEVLAEYRDLVTSFGPDGRRDRAVLVIISGNRPFELMRSQPVRYAGYDGRLADLQSDAPAELVAMISDHWGRNFTWQGEGPMPDPERQRLRDIVEAAHAKGRLVRFWATPDARSDARETLWKQLLAAGVDLINTDDLEGLQAFLLAHGR